Proteins co-encoded in one Ictalurus furcatus strain D&B chromosome 9, Billie_1.0, whole genome shotgun sequence genomic window:
- the rab3gap2 gene encoding rab3 GTPase-activating protein non-catalytic subunit isoform X1 has product MSCSLLDFCRVQELKQVRDFLSHSQKNPPTDDNKEQTESELAWDESDWGSWEAADTKEDGTTPHDVDDVQQNSAPWLQDCILALSPCSDLLVIAQDHKAAFLSAKWQTDASGKEEMTLAVTWSGTLSTEDGECVSSVICIPLASQKRSSTGRPDWTCIVVGFSSGYVRFYTENGVLLLAQLLNEDPVLRLKCRTYEIPRHPGVNEQHEELSILYPAALVTIDGFSLFQSLRACRNQVARAAAAGSDVVQPPPLAYKKWGLQDMDTIVDHTSVGIMTLNVFDQMKNASILGGFHASVKGSPPAMSQYITVGGGPFTGFFYAVEGISQPLLSHVALAVASKLTSALFSAASGWLGWNKNKTEEEPAQKQKPKVEPATPLPVRFGLPDSRRHGESICLSPCNTMAGVTDDFGRVTLLDVARGIAIRMWKGYRDAQLGWVQVYEAHGDRDTVTSPSMPRRCAQFLVIYAPRRGILEVWGTQHGPRIGAFTVGKHCRLLYPGYRLMGVNSVTSQGWHLHTQQVCLFDPVNGVLRTITVPFHLALSDKKSERAKDIHLLKRLTALLRNADPDPDLLESEARSVLLEIRHPAVKKQALECLLSCKNVPVSCLINITRALSESLKEQDPEAVDESLLQLCSSQLKLLQLYTDVQLLHSPDASPTEPESLSVPGIEDDLARLGPVLQRYAEFNSRPSVSFAQDEAGPLPVKTFLSQLVCEGGELRLIRGPDTDWTQLGSFLFWGCLSGQSPLERVCETLQQSGISPQQLLSLLLTVWLNREKEVLKRADAIRNLHTLLNTLSSMKGAVDESWDVQCVSPWWQQVRNTCVQSESAGAALLAVLVAHRAAKSSITGLAGNKLQSDWECVSLELEQWVVCVWQLEDVLVLQTLLSLPSPRGSPGGAVQRCSVKTLLESGRGGVADSVAKLIFRQDVTPGTLKDIVQRRVMEHGEEHGEEHGEEHGEEQCSQQETEEKDALHTLEELLACVCQRFPNSLSPDVLLAHCCWEYVVQWNKDPEVGRYLEWSVEYLKMISSPHIQLGISTMMWNTFIVKRFSAAAFLMEKVGKAPKDRLCRRDVGMGDTAMTSFLGSCVQLLQALMEVSSSSFLLSLPLFSRADSRVEEASVTEVCVEEVWGGAEGPASIAELALQQRGVHYPLVQHHWLLASLLHAAMSFSMRLKPLSLFDTKGKNAFFRELTSIQLLPSGDMDPSLVALRQEFLLSVLTAWVKLLGEEKKEEEEGGVSVTAGVRELAWMETCMELASLLQLNADILRRHFICELYNQGLDLRAEEVMLEVEDKDVLGSQLLVLIGQRLAYSLFHSQTQTKASMELLARLPTTLCTWLKAMDPSDLRRPSVPVQQVSRLVSRVVEMLPEKHAQYNIALHLLEAVDMLQEDE; this is encoded by the exons ATGTCCTGCAGTTTGCTGGATTTTTGCCGCGTTCAAGAGCTCAAACAAGTCCGGGATTTTCTCTCCCACAGTCAGAAAAATCCCCCCACAGATGACAACAAAGAGCAAACAG aGAGTGAGTTAGCGTGGGATGAGTCAGATTGGGGCTCCTGGGAGGCAGCGGACACCAAAGAAGATGGAACCACG CCtcatgatgttgatgatgtgcAGCAGAACAGCGCCCCCTGGCTGCAGGACTGCATACTCGCTCTGTCACCATGCTCAGACCTGCTGGTCATCGCTCAAGACCACAAAGCTGCATTCCTCTCCg CCAAATGGCAGACAGACGCCAGCGGAAAGGAGGAGATGACTCTGGCTGTGACCTGGAGCGGCACGCTGAGCACTGAGGATGG agagtgtgtgagtagCGTCATCTGCATCCCACTGGCCAGCCAGAAGAG aAGTTCTACGGGTCGTCCAGACTGGACGTGCATCGTGGTCGGGTTCAGTTCCGGTTACGTCCGCTTCTACACAGAG aatgggGTTCTCCTCTTGGCTCAGCTGCTGAACGAAGACCCGGTTCTCAGACTGAAGTGTCGCACGTATGAGATCCCGCGCCATCCCGGAGTCAACGAACAG CATGAGGAGTTGAGTATTCTGTACCCAGCAGCCCTGGTCACTATCGATGGCTTCAGCCTCTTTCAGTCTCTGCGTGCCTGCAGGAATCAGGTTGCTagag CTGCTGCAGCAGGAAGTGACGTCGTACAGCCTCCTCCTCTCGCCTATAAGAAGTGGGGACTGCAGGACATGGACACCATCGTGGACCACACCAGTGTGG gCATCATGACACTGAACGTGTTTGATCAGATGAAGAATGCGTCGATACTCGGGGGTTTCCATGCCTCAGTAAAGGGTAGTCCTCCTGCCATGAGTCAGTATATAACGGTGGGAGGCGGTCCCTTCACCGGATTCTTCTACGCCGTGGAG GGCATTTCTCAGCCTCTCCTCTCCCACGTTGCTCTTGCTGTGGCCAGTAAACTCACTTCTGCCCTGTTCAGTGCCgccag TGGATGGTTGGGGTGGAACAAGAACAAGACCGAAGAAGAGCCTGCTCAGAAACAGAAGCCTAAGGTGGAGCCAGCCACGCCCCTTCCTGTTAG GTTCGGTCTCCCCGATTCCCGTCGTCATGGCgaatctatctgtctgtcgcCGTGCAACACCATGGCAGGCGTGACAGACGACTTTGGCAGAGTGACGCTGCTGGACGTGGCACGCGGCATCGCCATCCGCATGTGgaagg gttaccGTGACGCCCAGCTGGGCTGGGTGCAGGTGTATGAGGCTCATGGGGACAGAGACACGGTCACGTCACCCTCCATGCCCCGCCGCTGTGCTCAGTTCCTGGTGATTTACGCCCCCCGTAGGGGCATCCTGGAGGTGTGGGGCACTCAACACGGCCCCCGGATCGGGGCATTTACTGTAGGCAAACACTGCAG gTTGTTGTATCCAGGTTACAGGTTAATGGGCGTGAACAGTGTGACCAGTCAGGGTTGgcacttacacacacagcaggtgtGTCTGTTCGACCCGGTCAACGGAGTGCTGCGCACCATAACTGTACCATTCCACCTGGctctcag CGATAAGAAGAGCGAGCGAGCCAAAGACATCCATCTGCTGAAAAGACTGACCGCTCTGCTCAGGAACGCTGACCCAGACCCTG ATCTTCTGGAGAGTGAGGCTCGGAGCGTCCTGCTGGAGATCAGACACCCCGCCGTTAAAAAacag GCTCTGGAGTGTCTGCTGTCCTGTAAGAACGTTCCGGTCTCGTGTCTGATCAACATCACCCGAGCTTTATCGGAGAGCTTAAAAGAACAAG accCTGAGGCGGTGGATGAATCATTGCTGCAGTTGTGTTCCTCTCAACTCAAACTGCTGCAGCTCTACACCGACGTCCAGCTCCTCCACTCACCTGATGCCTCGCCCACTGAGCCTGAAtct ctctcaGTGCCTGGTATTGAAGATGACCTCGCTCGACTCGGACCAGTCCTGCAGCGTTACGCGGAGTTTAACTCACGCCCCTCCGTGTCATTCGCGCAGGACGAGGCGGGACCACTGCCGGTCAAAACCTTCCTGTCGCAGTTAGTGTGTGAAGGCGGCGAGCTGCGACTCATCAGAGGCCCTGACACAGACTGGACGCAGCTAG gtAGCTTCCTGTTTTGGGGATGTCTTTCTGGACAGAGTCCACtggagcgagtgtgtgagaccCTACAGCAGAGTGGCATCAGCCCTCAGCAGTTACtg TCTCTGCTGCTGACGGTGTGGCTGAACAGAGAGAAGGAGGTCTTGAAGAGAGCAGACGCTATTCGGAACCTGCACACACTCCTCAATACACTCAGCTCtatgaaag gagcgGTGGATGAGTCGTGGGATGTGCAGTGCGTGTCCCCCTGGTGGCAGCAGGTGCGTAACACTTGCGTTCAGTCGGAGAGCGCTGGCGCCGCCCTGCTGGCTGTACTCGTCGCTCATCGTGCTGCCAAGAGCTCCATCACAGGCCTGGCAGGGAACAAG ctgcagTCAGACTGGGAGTGCGTGTCTCTGGAGCTGGAACagtgggtggtgtgtgtgtggcagctgGAGGACGTGTTGGTGCTGCAGACGTTGCTGAGCCTGCCGTCTCCTCGGGGTTCACCAGGGGGCGCCGTCCAGCGCTGCTCAGTCAAAACACTGCTGGAGAGCGGAAGAG gtGGCGTAGCAGACAGCGTGGCGAAGCTGATCTTCAGACAGGACGTCACTCCTGGAACGTTGAAAGACATTGTGCAGCGGAGGGTGATGGAACACGGTGAGGAACACGGTGAGGAACACGGTGAGGAACACGGTGAGGAACAGTGTTCACAGCAGGAGACGGAGGAGAAGGACGCCTTGCACACACTGGAGG AGCTGctggcgtgtgtgtgtcagcgtTTCCCCAACTCCCTCTCTCCTGACGTGTTGTTGGCTCACTGTTGTTGGGAATACGTGGTCCAGTGGAACAAAGACCCCGAG GTGGGCCGGTACCTGGAGTGGTCTGTGGAGTATCTGAAGATGATCTCCAGTCCTCACATTCAGTTAG gaATCTCCACCATGATGTGGAACACGTTTATTGTGAAACGTTTCTCTGCAGCAGCCTTCTTAATGGAaaag gtgggaaAAGCTCCGAAGGACAGACTCTGCAGACGG gatgtagGAATGGGCGACACGGCCATGACCAGTTTCCTGGGCTCCTGTGTGCAGCTGCTGCAGGCTCTGATGGAGGTCTCGTCttcctcctttcttctttctcttcctcttttctcCAGA gcggACTCGAGGGTGGAGGAGGCGAGCGTGACGGAGGTGTGTGTGGAGGAGGTGTGGGGCGGAGCTGAGGGTCCGGCCTCCATAGCGGAGTTAGCGCTGCAGCAGAGGGGGGTGCATTACCCGCTGGTGCAGCATCACTGGCTGTTAGCGTCGCTGCTGCATGCCGCCATGAGCTTCTCGATGCGCCTCAAACCCCTCAGCCTCTTCGACACCAAG GGGAAGAATGCGTTTTTCAGGGAGCTGACCTCGATCCAGCTGCTGCCCAGTGGAGACATGGACCCCAGTCTGGTGGCTctgagacaggaa tttctgCTGAGTGTGTTGACAGCATGGGTGAAGCTTCTGggtgaggagaagaaggaggaggaagagggtgGTGTGTCTGTTACAGCAGGAGTCAGGGAGCTGGCGTGGATGGAGACGTGTATGGAGCTGGCCTCACTGCTGCAGCTTAACGCTGATATTCTGCGCAGACACTTCATCTGTGAGCTGTATAACCAGGGCCTGGACCTGCGCGCTGAggag gTGATGTTGGAGGTGGAGGATAAGGATGTGTTGGGTTCTCAGCTCTTGGTTCTGATCGGTCAGCGCCTGGCCTACTCTCTGTTTCACTCTCAGACTCAGACCAAAGCCAGCATGGAGCTCCTGGCACGTCTTCCCACGACCCTCTGTACCTGGCTCAAAGCGATG GACCCGAGCGATCTCCGGCGTCCCTCCGTGCCTGTGCAGCAGGTCAGCCGGCTGGTGAGCCGTGTGGTCGAGATGCTGCCGGAGAAACACGCGCAGTACAACATTGCACTGCATCTGCTGGAGGCGGTGGACATGCTGCAGGAGGACGagtga
- the rab3gap2 gene encoding rab3 GTPase-activating protein non-catalytic subunit isoform X4: protein MSCSLLDFCRVQELKQVRDFLSHSQKNPPTDDNKEQTESELAWDESDWGSWEAADTKEDGTTPHDVDDVQQNSAPWLQDCILALSPCSDLLVIAQDHKAAFLSAKWQTDASGKEEMTLAVTWSGTLSTEDGECVSSVICIPLASQKRSSTGRPDWTCIVVGFSSGYVRFYTENGVLLLAQLLNEDPVLRLKCRTYEIPRHPGVNEQHEELSILYPAALVTIDGFSLFQSLRACRNQVARAAAAGSDVVQPPPLAYKKWGLQDMDTIVDHTSVGIMTLNVFDQMKNASILGGFHASVKGSPPAMSQYITVGGGPFTGFFYAVEGISQPLLSHVALAVASKLTSALFSAASGWLGWNKNKTEEEPAQKQKPKVEPATPLPVRFGLPDSRRHGESICLSPCNTMAGVTDDFGRVTLLDVARGIAIRMWKGYRDAQLGWVQVYEAHGDRDTVTSPSMPRRCAQFLVIYAPRRGILEVWGTQHGPRIGAFTVGKHCRLLYPGYRLMGVNSVTSQGWHLHTQQVCLFDPVNGVLRTITVPFHLALSDKKSERAKDIHLLKRLTALLRNADPDPDLLESEARSVLLEIRHPAVKKQALECLLSCKNVPVSCLINITRALSESLKEQDPEAVDESLLQLCSSQLKLLQLYTDVQLLHSPDASPTEPESLSVPGIEDDLARLGPVLQRYAEFNSRPSVSFAQDEAGPLPVKTFLSQLVCEGGELRLIRGPDTDWTQLGSFLFWGCLSGQSPLERVCETLQQSGISPQQLLSLLLTVWLNREKEVLKRADAIRNLHTLLNTLSSMKGAVDESWDVQCVSPWWQQVRNTCVQSESAGAALLAVLVAHRAAKSSITGLAGNKLQSDWECVSLELEQWVVCVWQLEDVLVLQTLLSLPSPRGSPGGAVQRCSVKTLLESGRGGVADSVAKLIFRQDVTPGTLKDIVQRRVMEHGEEHGEEHGEEHGEEQCSQQETEEKDALHTLEELLACVCQRFPNSLSPDVLLAHCCWEYVVQWNKDPEVGRYLEWSVEYLKMISSPHIQLGISTMMWNTFIVKRFSAAAFLMEKVGKAPKDRLCRRDVGMGDTAMTSFLGSCVQLLQALMEVSSSSFLLSLPLFSRADSRVEEASVTEVCVEEVWGGAEGPASIAELALQQRGVHYPLVQHHWLLASLLHAAMSFSMRLKPLSLFDTKGKNAFFRELTSIQLLPSGDMDPSLVALRQEFLLSVLTAWVKLLGEEKKEEEEGGVSVTAGVRELAWMETCMELASLLQLNADILRRHFICELYNQGLDLRAEEVMLEVEDKDVLGSQLLVLIGQRLAYSLFHSQTQTKASMELLARLPTTLCTWLKAMVSFGRTAKDSGA from the exons ATGTCCTGCAGTTTGCTGGATTTTTGCCGCGTTCAAGAGCTCAAACAAGTCCGGGATTTTCTCTCCCACAGTCAGAAAAATCCCCCCACAGATGACAACAAAGAGCAAACAG aGAGTGAGTTAGCGTGGGATGAGTCAGATTGGGGCTCCTGGGAGGCAGCGGACACCAAAGAAGATGGAACCACG CCtcatgatgttgatgatgtgcAGCAGAACAGCGCCCCCTGGCTGCAGGACTGCATACTCGCTCTGTCACCATGCTCAGACCTGCTGGTCATCGCTCAAGACCACAAAGCTGCATTCCTCTCCg CCAAATGGCAGACAGACGCCAGCGGAAAGGAGGAGATGACTCTGGCTGTGACCTGGAGCGGCACGCTGAGCACTGAGGATGG agagtgtgtgagtagCGTCATCTGCATCCCACTGGCCAGCCAGAAGAG aAGTTCTACGGGTCGTCCAGACTGGACGTGCATCGTGGTCGGGTTCAGTTCCGGTTACGTCCGCTTCTACACAGAG aatgggGTTCTCCTCTTGGCTCAGCTGCTGAACGAAGACCCGGTTCTCAGACTGAAGTGTCGCACGTATGAGATCCCGCGCCATCCCGGAGTCAACGAACAG CATGAGGAGTTGAGTATTCTGTACCCAGCAGCCCTGGTCACTATCGATGGCTTCAGCCTCTTTCAGTCTCTGCGTGCCTGCAGGAATCAGGTTGCTagag CTGCTGCAGCAGGAAGTGACGTCGTACAGCCTCCTCCTCTCGCCTATAAGAAGTGGGGACTGCAGGACATGGACACCATCGTGGACCACACCAGTGTGG gCATCATGACACTGAACGTGTTTGATCAGATGAAGAATGCGTCGATACTCGGGGGTTTCCATGCCTCAGTAAAGGGTAGTCCTCCTGCCATGAGTCAGTATATAACGGTGGGAGGCGGTCCCTTCACCGGATTCTTCTACGCCGTGGAG GGCATTTCTCAGCCTCTCCTCTCCCACGTTGCTCTTGCTGTGGCCAGTAAACTCACTTCTGCCCTGTTCAGTGCCgccag TGGATGGTTGGGGTGGAACAAGAACAAGACCGAAGAAGAGCCTGCTCAGAAACAGAAGCCTAAGGTGGAGCCAGCCACGCCCCTTCCTGTTAG GTTCGGTCTCCCCGATTCCCGTCGTCATGGCgaatctatctgtctgtcgcCGTGCAACACCATGGCAGGCGTGACAGACGACTTTGGCAGAGTGACGCTGCTGGACGTGGCACGCGGCATCGCCATCCGCATGTGgaagg gttaccGTGACGCCCAGCTGGGCTGGGTGCAGGTGTATGAGGCTCATGGGGACAGAGACACGGTCACGTCACCCTCCATGCCCCGCCGCTGTGCTCAGTTCCTGGTGATTTACGCCCCCCGTAGGGGCATCCTGGAGGTGTGGGGCACTCAACACGGCCCCCGGATCGGGGCATTTACTGTAGGCAAACACTGCAG gTTGTTGTATCCAGGTTACAGGTTAATGGGCGTGAACAGTGTGACCAGTCAGGGTTGgcacttacacacacagcaggtgtGTCTGTTCGACCCGGTCAACGGAGTGCTGCGCACCATAACTGTACCATTCCACCTGGctctcag CGATAAGAAGAGCGAGCGAGCCAAAGACATCCATCTGCTGAAAAGACTGACCGCTCTGCTCAGGAACGCTGACCCAGACCCTG ATCTTCTGGAGAGTGAGGCTCGGAGCGTCCTGCTGGAGATCAGACACCCCGCCGTTAAAAAacag GCTCTGGAGTGTCTGCTGTCCTGTAAGAACGTTCCGGTCTCGTGTCTGATCAACATCACCCGAGCTTTATCGGAGAGCTTAAAAGAACAAG accCTGAGGCGGTGGATGAATCATTGCTGCAGTTGTGTTCCTCTCAACTCAAACTGCTGCAGCTCTACACCGACGTCCAGCTCCTCCACTCACCTGATGCCTCGCCCACTGAGCCTGAAtct ctctcaGTGCCTGGTATTGAAGATGACCTCGCTCGACTCGGACCAGTCCTGCAGCGTTACGCGGAGTTTAACTCACGCCCCTCCGTGTCATTCGCGCAGGACGAGGCGGGACCACTGCCGGTCAAAACCTTCCTGTCGCAGTTAGTGTGTGAAGGCGGCGAGCTGCGACTCATCAGAGGCCCTGACACAGACTGGACGCAGCTAG gtAGCTTCCTGTTTTGGGGATGTCTTTCTGGACAGAGTCCACtggagcgagtgtgtgagaccCTACAGCAGAGTGGCATCAGCCCTCAGCAGTTACtg TCTCTGCTGCTGACGGTGTGGCTGAACAGAGAGAAGGAGGTCTTGAAGAGAGCAGACGCTATTCGGAACCTGCACACACTCCTCAATACACTCAGCTCtatgaaag gagcgGTGGATGAGTCGTGGGATGTGCAGTGCGTGTCCCCCTGGTGGCAGCAGGTGCGTAACACTTGCGTTCAGTCGGAGAGCGCTGGCGCCGCCCTGCTGGCTGTACTCGTCGCTCATCGTGCTGCCAAGAGCTCCATCACAGGCCTGGCAGGGAACAAG ctgcagTCAGACTGGGAGTGCGTGTCTCTGGAGCTGGAACagtgggtggtgtgtgtgtggcagctgGAGGACGTGTTGGTGCTGCAGACGTTGCTGAGCCTGCCGTCTCCTCGGGGTTCACCAGGGGGCGCCGTCCAGCGCTGCTCAGTCAAAACACTGCTGGAGAGCGGAAGAG gtGGCGTAGCAGACAGCGTGGCGAAGCTGATCTTCAGACAGGACGTCACTCCTGGAACGTTGAAAGACATTGTGCAGCGGAGGGTGATGGAACACGGTGAGGAACACGGTGAGGAACACGGTGAGGAACACGGTGAGGAACAGTGTTCACAGCAGGAGACGGAGGAGAAGGACGCCTTGCACACACTGGAGG AGCTGctggcgtgtgtgtgtcagcgtTTCCCCAACTCCCTCTCTCCTGACGTGTTGTTGGCTCACTGTTGTTGGGAATACGTGGTCCAGTGGAACAAAGACCCCGAG GTGGGCCGGTACCTGGAGTGGTCTGTGGAGTATCTGAAGATGATCTCCAGTCCTCACATTCAGTTAG gaATCTCCACCATGATGTGGAACACGTTTATTGTGAAACGTTTCTCTGCAGCAGCCTTCTTAATGGAaaag gtgggaaAAGCTCCGAAGGACAGACTCTGCAGACGG gatgtagGAATGGGCGACACGGCCATGACCAGTTTCCTGGGCTCCTGTGTGCAGCTGCTGCAGGCTCTGATGGAGGTCTCGTCttcctcctttcttctttctcttcctcttttctcCAGA gcggACTCGAGGGTGGAGGAGGCGAGCGTGACGGAGGTGTGTGTGGAGGAGGTGTGGGGCGGAGCTGAGGGTCCGGCCTCCATAGCGGAGTTAGCGCTGCAGCAGAGGGGGGTGCATTACCCGCTGGTGCAGCATCACTGGCTGTTAGCGTCGCTGCTGCATGCCGCCATGAGCTTCTCGATGCGCCTCAAACCCCTCAGCCTCTTCGACACCAAG GGGAAGAATGCGTTTTTCAGGGAGCTGACCTCGATCCAGCTGCTGCCCAGTGGAGACATGGACCCCAGTCTGGTGGCTctgagacaggaa tttctgCTGAGTGTGTTGACAGCATGGGTGAAGCTTCTGggtgaggagaagaaggaggaggaagagggtgGTGTGTCTGTTACAGCAGGAGTCAGGGAGCTGGCGTGGATGGAGACGTGTATGGAGCTGGCCTCACTGCTGCAGCTTAACGCTGATATTCTGCGCAGACACTTCATCTGTGAGCTGTATAACCAGGGCCTGGACCTGCGCGCTGAggag gTGATGTTGGAGGTGGAGGATAAGGATGTGTTGGGTTCTCAGCTCTTGGTTCTGATCGGTCAGCGCCTGGCCTACTCTCTGTTTCACTCTCAGACTCAGACCAAAGCCAGCATGGAGCTCCTGGCACGTCTTCCCACGACCCTCTGTACCTGGCTCAAAGCGATGGTGAGCTTCGGCCGAACGGCGAAAGACTCGGGCGCGTGA